From Daphnia pulicaria isolate SC F1-1A chromosome 4, SC_F0-13Bv2, whole genome shotgun sequence, one genomic window encodes:
- the LOC124335805 gene encoding eIF-2-alpha kinase GCN2-like, with translation MNVEEEESLEVRQRNEIQALQAIFTSDFVAVNLSSNSEKWSPPEFILLLKPQKGLSQDEVHATVQLRVKFPCDYPQSHPSIKLENGEGISSKDIEKLQLELEQLCKEGVGEEVTFNLAHHAQGFLAERNQKPRFQSFHEEMLAAQRKNMEKSVLEEKSRQVREDEQQLIAFCEEIQKKQPALLSELRRITNLDPNQLPFLEINLGSSQTSNKNEDQSNLDHTIEAQKLCTHPKVKKISFSNKDGGRIYYCGPCLGICRPNRYICAAVEPNLKEAATITTYQISGVNLESRRKQISLVEQEFRLLQRNVHHSALIPLLAFKWEMSEDEECFYLYVAEQLVPGLSLNFFINRGFSVSVDILRHITGNILQALQVLHRANVVHKNLRHSSIFLDSFGEVKVGDYSLESRINEIFSIQDDRPSLSMYPSAPGRGGKRGDIHRLGILLWTLYQGNIVHRWDCLKLPSSMPLLLRDLIGKCIGSDIEKDRMSIDELLSHAFLKTPIFREHQEQEESRDDDKFRSDVPQVASRTEMPHIPSRLLSEFETLQFLGSGGFGDVLKVRNKLDGNIYAIKRILLDAKSRQLNKKITREVKLLSRLNHENIVRYYNSWLETVQTDSPSRSGHSESRDDPKVNGMKQNNVAESDSSDLSHSRGPWFIKPQESSSSGGIEFDSDGLESSSSEEEESSKEEDTVDAPNSSSRSLQSMYIQMEYCEKSTLRTAIDSELFRDKPRIWRLFREIVEGLAYIHLQGIIHRDLKPVNIFLDSEDRVKIGDFGLATSSPLTTLATAATVDAIDGASNRIALSNDKSSEIASNSGQLTGQIGTVLYVAPELKASSGKTNYNEKVDIYSLGIIFFEMCHPPLLTGMERIKVLSSLRLPEIVLPVSDNLTGKEVQLINWLLNHNPSARPSSTELLQSPILPPPQLEEAELQEMIRHTLSNTQSKAYKHLVASCFQQKMTISEDLVYNMDMTSSAGLQQSAWIFQAVQEVFVKHCQRRGAIYFKTPTLSPKKGQPNQGFSQVLLMNHAGSIVTLPTDLQTPFARFISRSNLTWLKRYCIDYVYSERKLVGLHPKSFPELAFDIVTPSPSSVLADAEVLVTISDVFSDQRLKIERKITLELGHHLLLKGVLIHCGIPEDKRSELCHILKTRSKSEGQIQNKTAKLAISRQSIDMLLNLLELEGSVAKVTAALTNLISRKGEAASLAKQALHELDAIATHAECMGLRNTYSIRIDTALQNYTTHWGMVFRFVCRSNLRKTKIDDVLATGGRYDALVRSFQNALVNRKKVDGEPMSQPTVVGGLIHLDRVAAILKETEVIEERVLVYVAICTVGYRPQTKEQASLVKDLWNNGVRATVLDHCQSLDEAQIWCREKNVPHIVILKDSEVGSARLKTWEKDRYTERKMMLGELIDVLKCSAESANDTTESLVSHTRQDSMNRSNSLSETCGNQTATSLQGIAGNPIVNFHILIEEKLPVHARKRYEKQILKHIQTTLQNFHSRVQVDIVAIEATAVVVQSLLIALYVDPSDAKAVEQAIGVVVDKHRRQRKYLQRIYEQLLQLKFEKHVTVLMIYGLHDNSSRICM, from the exons ATGaatgtcgaagaagaagaatcattGGAAGTCAggcaaagaaatgaaattcagGCGCTACAA GCTATTTTCACAAGTGATTTTGTTGCAGTGAATTTGTCATCTAATAGTGAGAAATGGTCTCCCCCAGAATTTATTTTGCTGTTAAAACCTCAAAAAGGATTATCACAAGATGAAGTACATGCAACAGTACAGTTACGTGTAAAATTTCCTTGTGATTACCCCCAGTCACATCCATCCATTAAACTGGAAAATGGAGAGGGGATCTCTTCCAAAGATATTGAAAAGTTGCAACTTGAATTAGAGCAATTATGTAAAGAGGGTGTAGGGGAAGAAGTTACTTTCAACTTGGCTCATCATGCTCAAGGTTTTTTAGCAGAGAGAAACCAAAAACCAAGATTCCAATCCTTTCATGAGGAAATGTTGGCAGcacagagaaaaaatatggaaaaatcTGTGTTAGAAGAGAAGTCAAGGCAAGTGAGGGAAGATGAACAGCAGCTTATTGCATTTTGTGAAgagattcaaaagaaacaaccTGCTCTGTTAAGTGAGCTTCGAAGAATAACAAACCTAGATCCTAACCAACTTCCCTtccttgaaataaatcttggTTCTTCACAAACcagtaataaaaatgaagaccAATCAAATTTGGATCACACAATAGAGGCACAAAAGTTATGCACACAtccaaaagttaaaaaaatttcgttctCGAACAAGGATGGAGGTCGAATTTATTACTGTGGGCCGTGCTTGGGTATATGTCGGCCAAATAGGTATATTTGCGCTGCTGTGGAACCCAATCTGAAAGAAGCAGCAACTATTACAACCTATCAG attTCTGGTGTGAACCTGGAATCTCGACGCAAGCAAATATCTTTGGTTGAGCAAGAGTTTCGATTACTGCAACGTAATGTTCACCACTCAGCTCTCATTCCGTTGCTAGCCTTCAAATGGGAAATGTCAGAAGATGAAGAATGCTTTTATCTCTATGTTGCGGAGCAACTTGTGCCTGGATTATCcttgaatttctttattaat AGAGGCTTTAGCGTTAGCGTTGACATATTGCGCCATATAACCGGTAACATACTTCAAGCGCTTCAAGTCCTGCATAGAGCTAACGTGGTACACAAAAATCTTCGTCATAGCAGCATTTTTCTGGACAGCTTTGGTGAAGTTAAAGTCGGTGACTACAGTCTTGAGTCTAGGatcaatgaaattttttccattcaAG aTGATCGACCTTCGTTATCGATGTATCCTTCTGCTCCtggaagaggggggaaaagaggAGATATCCACCGACTAGGCATTCTTCTTTGGACTTTATATcaa GGAAATATTGTTCACCGTTGGGATTGCCTGAAGCTTCCGTCATCCATGCCGCTTTTGCTAAGAGATTTAATAGGGAAATGCATTGGTTCTGATATTGAGAAAGATAGAATGAGCATTGACGAACTCTTATCACACGCTTTTCTCAAGACGCCGATTTTTCGAGAACACCAAGAACAGGAGGAGAGTAGAGATGACGATAAATTTCGATCTGATGTTCCACAAGTTGCTTCCAGAACGGAAATGCCTCATATCCCATCGAGGTTACTCAGCGAGTTTGAAACACTCCAGTTCTTGGGCTCTGGGGGGTTTGGAGATGTTCTTAAAGTACGGAACAAGCTAGATGGCAACATTTATGCAATTAAAAGAATATTGCTTGATGCCAAAAGTCGCCaactcaacaaaaaaattactcgCGAAGTCAAACTTCTTTCTCGTCTCAATCATGAAAATATCGTCCGGTATTACAACTCTTGGTTGGAAACTGTTCAGACTGATTCGCCTTCTCGTTCAGG ACATAGCGAAAGTCGGGACGACCCCAAAGTTAACGGAATGAAGCAAAACAACGTTGCAGAATCAGACAGCTCGGATTTATCTCATTCAAGAGGCCCATGGTTTATCAAGCCTCAGGAAAGCAGTTCATCAGGAGGTATCGAGTTTGACTCAGATGGTCTAGAAAGCTCATCGTCGGAAGAAGAGGAATCTTCCAAGGAAGAAGACACAGTCGATGCTCCCAATTCTTCGTCCCGCAGTCTGCAAAGCATGTACATCCAGATGGAGTATTGTGAGAAGAGTACACTGAGAACCGCCATCGATTCTGAGTTATTTCGTGATAAACCACGAATCTGGAGGCTTTTCCGGGAAATCGTCGAAGGATTAGCTTACATTCATCTACAAGGAATTATTCATCGCGATCTAAAG ccCGTCAATATATTTTTGGATTCGGAAGACCGTGTGAAAATAGGAGATTTTGGTTTAGCGACTTCCAGTCCGCTTACAACTTTAGCCACAGCGGCCACCGTGGATGCTATTGATGGAGCTTCGAATCGAATCGCGCTATCGAATGACAAATCAAGTGAAATTGCCTCGAACTCTGGGCAACTCACAGGTCAAATTGGCACAGTGCTTTATGTCGCGCCAGAGTTAAAAGCCAGTT CTGGCAAAACCAATTATAACGAAAAGGTAGATATTTACAGTTTAGGAATcatcttttttgaaatgtgtCATCCACCACTGCTCACTGGCATGGAAAGAATAAAGGTCCTAAGCTCTCTTCGATTACCAGAAATTGTTCTCCCGGTTTCAGATAATCTAACTGGCAAAGAG GTTCAGTTAATTAATTGGTTACTGAATCACAATCCAAGTGCGCGCCCCTCGTCCACGGAATTGCTTCAATCCCCGATTTTGCCTCCTCCGCAGCTAGAAGAAGCTGAATTACAGGAAATGATCCGCCATACTCTTTCCAACACACAGAGCAAAGCCTACAAACATTTGGTGGCTTCATGTTTTCAGCAAAAAATGACCATCTCTGAAGATCTAGTCTACAATATGGACATGACCTCTTCAGCAGGATTGCAGCAATCAGCCTGGATTTTTCAGGCCGTACAAGAAGTTTTTGTTAAACATTGTCAGCGAAGAGGGGCTATTTACTTTAAG ACTCCGACATTATCTCCTAAGAAGGGTCAACCAAATCAAGGATTCTCACAGGTTCTTTTGATGAATCACGCCGGTAGCATAGTG ACTTTACCAACGGATCTTCAAACTCCTTTTGCCCGATTCATCTCCCGTTCCAATCTAACCTGGCTAAAACGTTACTGCATAGATTATGTTTATAGCGAACGGAAACTCGTAGGCCTTCATCCCAAGTCGTTCCCGGAACTCGCATTCGACATTGTAACCCCTTCACCGTCATCAGTACTTGCAGATGCTGAAGTTTTGGTCACAATTTCAGACGTTTTCTCCGATCAGCGcttgaaaattgaaaggaaAATAACGCTCGAGTTGGGACATCATTTGCTTCTTAAAGGCGTGCTGATCCACTGTGGCATCCCTGAGGACAAGCGTTCGGAGCTTTGCCACATACTTAAAACGCGCTCGAAATCCGAAGggcaaattcaaaacaaaacagcgAAATTGGCTATCTCGCGCCAGTCGATAGATAtgcttttaaatttgttggaaTTGGAAGGAAGTGTGGCCAAGGTTACAGCTGCGTTGACAAATTTAATAAGTCGGAAAGGAGAAGCAGCATCTTTGGCCAAACAAGCGCTACACGAGCTTGACGCGATTGCCACTCACGCTGAGTGCATGGGGTTACGAAATACCTATAGCATACGCATCGACACCGCCCTTCAAAACTACACTACCCATTGGGGTATGGTCTTCCGATTTGTTTGTCGATCGAACTTGAGAAA AACTAAGATTGACGACGTCTTAGCGACCGGAGGTCGTTACGATGCATTGGTCAGATCTTTTCAGAATGCACTTGTCAATCGGAAAAAAGTAGATGGTGAGCCAATGAGTCAACCCACAGTAGTTGGTGGCTTGATCCATTTAGACAGAGTTGCAGCCATCCTGAAAGAAACTGAGGTTATTGAAGAACGAGTACTCGTCTACGTTGCTATCTGTACCGTAGGATATCGTCCTCAGACCAAGGAACAAGCCTCATTAGTTAAGGATTTGTGGAACAACGGGGTTCGCGCCACAGTGTTAGATCATTGTCAG AGTCTTGATGAAGCTCAAATTTGGtgcagagaaaaaaatgtgccGCACATAGTAATTCTAAAGGATTCCGAGGTTGGTTCTGCGAGGTTAAAAACATGGGAAAAAGATCG ataTACTGAAAGGAAAATGATGCTGGGTGAACTGATTGACGTTTTAAAGTGTAGTGCCGAATCTGCAAACGACACGACTGAATCTTTGGTTTCACACACTCGCCAAGATTCTATGAACAGAAGTAATAGTTTAAGTGAAACTTGCGGCAATCAAACGGCCACTAGTTTACAAGGTATCGCGGGTAATCCAATTGTGAACTTTCACATCTTAATCGAAGAAAAACTTCCTGTTCATGCCAGAAAGCGTTATGAAAAACAG ATTCTAAAGCATATTCAAACAACGCTGCAAAATTTTCATTCGCGAGTTCAAGTCGATATCGTTGCAATAGAAGCTACCGCGGTTGTCGTTCAATCGTTATTGATTGCCCTTTATGTTGATCCTAGCGACGCAAAGGCAGTAGAACAAGCGATTGGAGTTGTCGTTGATAA acaCCGGAGACAACGCAAATACTTGCAGAGAATATACGAGCAACTTCTTCAactcaaatttgaaaaacatgttACTGTTCTGATGATCTATGGACTACACGATAATTCCAGTAGAATTTGTATGTAA
- the LOC124337846 gene encoding dnaJ-like protein 60, protein MAGTKKSLDPLLQTHYEILGLKQNCSSKQIRDAFVSISKKVHPDVNKSDPDCHKSFLKLNEAYSVLSKPYKRQLYDASLMSRKYAAVDNYSSWVETNAPFGKVNEWRDETLWSARDKTKDKYYKDKPYYGIKGMQRISNKYIAAGCVVFMLVGAAFHFVIVKKSSARALEVLNQVDKESTNWYLETRRKALASSTSEQIERLRARFALIVYYITRGYYFVSCACLRAANVFFATSNQEFRRARALLSMVRVNKSLLPQAILRLLNYIALLPHIVLEF, encoded by the exons ATGGCAGGTACAAAGAAATCATTGGA CCCACTGTTACAAACCCATTACGAAATTTTGGGACTTAAACAAAACTGCTCTTCTAAACAAATCAGAGAtgcatttgtttcaatttcaaaaaaa GTGCACCCAGATGTTAACAAAAGTGACCCAGATTGCCACAAGTCTTTTCTTAAGCTAAATGAAGCTTATTCTGTCTTGTCAAAGCCATACAAAAGGCAATTGTATGATGCTAGTCTGATGAGTAGAAAATATGCAGCTGTGGATAATTATTCCAGTTGGGTAGAAACTAATGCACCATTTGGAAAAGTCAA TGAATGGAGAGATGAAACTCTTTGGTCAGCAAGAGACAAAACCAAGGACAAATATTATAAAGACAAACCTTATTATGGGATTAAAGGAATGCAGAGAATATCTAACAAATACATTGCTGCTGGCTGTGTTGTGTTTATGTTAGTTGGAGCGGCCTTCCATTTTGTAATTGTTAA GAAATCATCTGCCAGAGCCTTGGAGGTTCTCAACCAAGTTGATAAAGAAAGCACCAACTGGTATCTGGAAACTAGAAGGAAGGCTTTGGCAAGTTCCACCAGTGAGCAAATAGAACGCTTAA GGGCTAGATTCGCGCTTATTGTATATTATATAACTCGTGGTTACTACTTTGTAAGCTGTGCTTGTTTGAGGGCAGCAAACGTTTTCTTTGCGACATCAAATCAGGAGTTCCGGCGTGCGCGTGCCTTACTAAGTATGGTCAGAGTTAATAAATCGTTACTTCCGCAAGCGATACTGAGATTGTTGAATTACATAGCATTGTTACCACATATTGTTTTAGAGTTTTGA
- the LOC124335766 gene encoding open rectifier potassium channel protein 1-like, whose translation MNWKQWFALLFFFVLYLLLGGVVFMFFESPEEDIRSKELGNLRNVIYDKLIMCETNEIDLVGREEVWIQIAEQINQPTLINNHSVPPKKWTLYNSFFVAVTVASTIGYGHLAPSSAPGRLFCIFFALIGIPLNGILFAALGDHFGAKLVSRSSNRSTAFVVLADVLLYFIPGLVVFLVIPAGLFAIVEGWNYIDSFYYAFITLTTIGFGDLVAGQNDVGRWTSAYRSFIIIWILFGLGYLIMVINIITKGLRSRSVVAPVVALERRMAARIRATRKALSKDAIALRQLVNQIRVLKIKPIGRPARKGLFRTYSQPSLYYEENIMDQDSRKQLEAIGSNRFGKTNYIDRDITCNNGSFRKSLEGTEFNEDPVQLLTRLASALCDENEDDDLSSPDTSTSEIEHAKDINEVDLESTFQRIRRSLHLPKNSRTAHAPRSPAPSPKVEADLKMASVHPHRFAINRRIRHVSENHDHVILNCNGSMKSKQRLMVNNVAKSENPHEFKRSFSERFSPNRDSFASSFQFKPASDCFQLNLDASSTGTISNADSNTQTNLPNATVVEFCHILDRVQVSRENSASKQYDLSYR comes from the exons ATGAATTGGAAACAGTGGTTTGcgctcttattcttttttgtacTCTACTTGTTGCTCGGTGGtgttgtttttatgttttttgagTCACCGGAAGAAGATATTCGCTCGAAGGAATTAGGCAATCTTAGGAATGTTATTTACG ATAAATTGATCATgtgtgaaacaaatgaaatcgaTCTCGTAGGCCGAGAGGAAGTATGGATTCAAATTGCCGAACAAATTAATCAGCCGACCCTTATCAACAATCATTCAGTACCTCCCAAGAAATGGACCCTTTACAATAGTTTTTTTGTAGCCGTTACTGTTGCATCCACCATTG GTTACGGCCATTTGGCACCGTCCTCGGCTCCCGGTAGATtattttgcatattttttgCTCTTATTGGCATTCCTCTCAACGGAATATTATTTGCTGCATTAGGAGATCATTTTGGCGCTAAA cTTGTGAGCCGTTCAAGTAATCGCTCCACTGCTTTTGTGGTACTGGCGGATGTTTTATTGTATTTCATTCCCGGACTCGTCGTTTTTCTCGTGATTCCGGCCGGACTCTTTGCCATTGTGGAAGGATGGAATTACATTGATTCATTTTACTACGCATTTATTACTTTAACCACAATTGGTTTCGGCGATCTTGTCGCAG GGCAAAATGATGTCGGGCGTTGGACTTCTGCTTATCGTTCTTTCATAATTATTTGGATATTATTTGGGCTTGGATACCTGATTATG GTCATCAATATCATCACCAAAGGTTTGCGATCAAGGTCAGTAGTAGCCCCAGTTGTAGCGCTAGAAAGAAGAATGGCGGCTCGTATTCGTGCCACCAGAAAAGCGTTATCCAAAGACGCTATTGCGTTGCGCCAACTAGTAAACCAGATTAGAGTTCTGAAAATAAAG CCCATAGGCAGACCAGCGCGTAAGGGATTATTCCGCACCTACAGTCAACCTTCTCTTTATTACGAAGAAAACATTATGGATCAAGATTCGCGTAAACAATTGGAAGCCATAGGAAGCAATAGATTTGGTAAAACTAATTACATCGATAGAGATATTACATGCAACAATGGTTCCTTTCGAAAATCCCTg GAAGGAACCGAATTTAATGAGGATCCTGTCCAACTGTTGACTCGCTTAGCTTCAGCTTTGTGCGACGAAAATGAAGATGACGATCTTTCTAGTCCTGACACTTCTACTTCTGAAATTGAACATGCCAAAGATATCAATGAAGTTGACTTGGAATCTACATTTCAGCGCATTCGACGATCGTTGCATCTTCCTAAGAATAGCCGCACTGCCCATGCTCCTCGTTCACCAGCACCTTCCCCAAAAGTGGAAGCCGACTTAAAAATGGCTAGTGTGCATCCGCATCGCTTTGCGATAAATAGACGCATACGACATGTAAGTGAGAATCATGATCATGTGATTTTGAACTGCAATGGGTCAATGAAAAGCAAACAACGATTGATGGTAAACAACGTAGCAAAATCAGAGAATCCGCACGAATTTAAGCGTAGCTTTAGTGAAAGATTTTCACCTAACCGAGATTCGTTTGCTTCATCGTTTCAATTTAAGCCTGCTTCGGATTGTTTTCAACTGAATCTAGATGCATCATCAACTGGAACAATTTCTAACGCGGACAGCAACACTCAAACAAATTTGCCAAATGCGACTGTTGTCGAATTTTGCCATATTTTGGACCGCGTTCAGGTCTCTCGAGAGAACAGTGCTTCGAAACAATATGATTTGTCGTACCGCTAA
- the LOC124335806 gene encoding dynactin subunit 6-like has translation MDSLTLSTAKIANGAIVCCECELQGDITIGSRTVIHPRAKIIALLGPIIIGENNIIEEQVQIINNGEDTMVIGNNNVFEVDCRVESKKIGDNNIVESKAFVGRQTSLSNGCVIGAKCEVLVHETLQEGSLFYGSGPDVKRRVQSDKPSAQGAQIEFLSKVLPNYHRIRKPLV, from the exons ATGGATTCATTAACTTTATCCAC AGCTAAAATTGCAAATGGGGCCATTGTTTGCTGTGAGTGTGAGTTACAAGGTGACATAACCATAGGATCTCGAACAGTTATTCATCCCAGAGCGAAAATCATAGCGCTATTAGGTCCGATCATAATTGGAGAGAACAACATTATAGAAGAGCAAGTTCAGATTATTAACAA TGGTGAAGACACTATGGTAATTGGTAACAACAATGTTTTTGAAGTTGATTGTCGAGTTGAATCTAAGAAAATAGGAGATAACAACATAGTAGAATCAAAAG cTTTTGTTGGGAGACAAACATCATTAAGTAATGGTTGTGTCATTGGAGCAAAGTGTGAAGTCCTAGTTCATGAGACTCTACAAGAGGGTTCTCTGTTTTATGGATCTGGTCCTGATGTCAAGAGGAGAGTGCAATCAGATAAACCTTCT GCTCAAGGTGCCCAAATCGAATTCCTATCCAAAGTATTACCCAATTACCATCGTATAAGGAAACCTCTAGTTTAA
- the LOC124335785 gene encoding metastasis-associated protein MTA3-like yields MTTNMYRVGDYVYFETAPSMPYQIRRIEELNKTSSGNVEAKVMCYFRRRDIPATLLSLADKHQEFVDGGVNENNGNGTAKTEPISSPAKAVTSPTSNADGASADPDPAVKMETESDVDNTSSKKEEEKTVSVVEIKTEKEAVEKVEEKEPVDEELNLKQKNQLNQRELFLSKQVEILPATNIRGKCSVTLLNETESFSSYIDKEDAFFYTLVYDPVQRTLLADRGEIRVGSRFQAEITPLMKEGTTDGRNMEELEVLTWTPEHGLSDREIDQFLVVARSVGTFARALDCSSSVKQPSLHMSAAAASRDITLFHAMDALHQSEYDLGKAMCALIPPTGPILCRDQMEEWSASEANLFEEAMEKYGKDFNDVRQDFLNWKVPSSLIEYYYLWKTTDRYVQQKRVKAVEAESKLKQVYIPTYNKPHPAAIGPPLPQSSKNGAHQIEIGLGPGKFCECCAVATSVQWYAWSPNNTASSAVPPQSRLCQSCWSYWKKYGDLTVSNKAALPASSDEESKNLSGGPEALTSRPHRCTTQGCGKTRTAFYLAVTPTTRLARRFSAHLLRPRHAARFPFLPISAAAIRQDFQMRMARKSPAEVQSWMLRAQKPLAPIRPPKRIRVADLTFRLARGQILPTTATWLILPDRSLPKPKLMREAFPKPPKAADGSLIYDKIVLPQRDGDRLKRRLDDSPLEGPPFKRSARESPSNVSPLSVLAPLSGLAMGMSGSPTPINASPFLPNLSSISSLPISSLRPNIPSELYVSALTNSSGLAPLLPGTKGTPSPSSAISPTVKPSLLPSAPQSLTAPNLLAGRGARSHGSRGGLHGHSGGRIKQLPTWMDAPDDLFFHSTQVTKKLRRQLATQELRRAARKPWRPLTPRKA; encoded by the exons ATGACAACTAATATGTATCGAGTGGGGG ACTATGTCTACTTTGAGACTGCACCCTCCATGCCTTATCAAATTCGAAGGATTGAAGAGTTAAATAAG ACATCAAGCGGTAATGTGGAAGCCAAAGTAATGTGCTATTTTCGACGAAGGGACATACCTGCTACCCTGCTTTCCCTTGCTGATAAACATCAAG aaTTTGTTGATGGTGgagtaaatgaaaataatggtAATGGTACAGCTAAAACCGAACCAATCAGCTCTCCTGCAAAAGCTGTCACATCACCTACATCAAATGCTGATGGTGCATCTGCTGATCCTGATCCTGCAGTCAAGATGGAAACAGAATCAGATGTTGACAATACTTCaagcaaaaaggaagaagaaaaaactgtcTCTGTAGTTGAAATTAAAACAGAGAAAGAAGCAGTTGAAAAGGTTGAAGAGAAAGAGCCAGTAGATGAAGAgttgaatttgaaacaaaaaaatcagcttAATCAAAGAGAATTGTTCCTttcaaaacaagttgaaattcTTCCAGCAACAAATATTCGTGGGAAATGCAGTGTTACCCTCCTTAATGAGACTGAATCATTTTCGTCTTACATTGACAAAGAG GACGCATTTTTTTATACATTGGTGTACGATCCAGTGCAGCGAACTCTGCTAGCTGATCGTGGAGAAATCCGCGTTGGTTCCCGGTTTCAGGCAGAGATCACCCCCCTTATGAAAGAAG GTACGACAGACGGTCGCAACATGGAAGAATTAGAAGTCTTAACGTGGACCCCTGAACACGGGTTATCAGATCGTGAAATAGATCAGTTCCTGGTTGTTGCGAGATCAGTGGGCACATTCGCCCGAGCATTAGattgttcttcttctgtcaAACAACCCAGCTTACACATGAGTGCAGCGGCTGCTTCAAGAGATATAACTTTG ttccaTGCCATGGATGCACTACACCAGTCAGAATATGATTTAGGCAAAGCAATGTGTGCTCTCATTCCCCCAACCGGTCCTATTTTATGTCGTGATCAAATGGAAGAGTGGTCCGCCTCTGAAGCAAATCTTTTTGAAGAAGCAATGG AGAAATACGGAAAAGATTTTAATGATGTTCGccaagattttttgaattggaAAGTCCCGTCCAGCTTAATCGAATACTATTATTTATGGAAAACTACTGATCGCTACgttcaacaaaaaagagtGAAGGCTGTAGAAGCTGAATCAAAACTAAAACAAGTCTACATACCTACATA taACAAACCTCATCCCGCTGCAATTGGCCCACCCCTTCCGCAATCATCGAAGAACGGAGCTCACCAAATCGAAATTGGTTTGGGTCCGGGCAAATTTTGTGAATGTTGCGCAG TTGCAACTTCGGTTCAATGGTACGCATGGAGTCCAAATAACACTGCTTCGTCTGCCGTTCCACCACAAAGCAGATTGTGCCAATCGTGTTGGTCCTATTGGAAAAAGTACGGGGATCTTACCGTATCGAATAAGGCCGCCTTGCCTGCTTCATCCGACGAAGAGTCCAAGAACTTGAGTGGTGGTCCTGAAGCCCTGACATCACGTCCACATCGTTGCACAACTCAAGGATGTGGAAAG ACTCGAACTGCTTTTTATTTGG CTGTAACACCTACAACGCGGCTGGCTCGAAGGTTTTCTGCTCACTTGTTGCGACCTCGTCATGCTGCACGATTCCCTTTCCTTCCTATCAGCGCTGCAGCGATCCGACAGGATT TCCAAATGCGTATGGCTCGAAAGTCACCTGCAGAAGTGCAATCTTGGATGTTGCGTGCCCAAAAACCGCTGGCACCAATTCGTCCTCCCAAACGTATACGCGTCGCTGACTTGACTTTCCGATTGGCTCGTGGTCAGATCCTTCCTACTACGGCTACCTGGCTCATTCTGCCTGATCGTTCCTTGCCCAAACCCAAGCTGATGCGTGAAGCTTTTCCAAAGCCTCCAAAAGCCGCCG ACGGTAGCCTCATTTACGATAAGATCGTCTTGCCGCAGCGTGACGGAGACCGACTTAAAAGGCGTCTGGATGACTCACCTTTGGAAG GTCCCCCCTTCAAACGATCTGCTCGTGAGAGTCCCAGCAATGTTTCTCCACTCTCCGTTTTGGCTCCACTGTCTGGTCTGGCCATGGGAATGAGCGGAAGTCCAACGCCCATCAACGCATCTCCATTTCTACCCAATTTATCTAGCATTTCATCTCTACCAATATCTTCATTGCGACCTAATATTCCGTCAGAGCTCTATGTCTCTGCTTTGACCAATTCTAGCGGTCTTGCTCCCTTATTGCCTGGAACTAAGGGCACTCCGTCACCGTCTTCCGCTATCTCGCCGACAGTAAAGCCCAGTTTGCTTCCGTCCGCTCCGCAGTCACTTACCGCACCTAACCTACTGGCCGGAAGAGGTGCTCGCAGCCATGGATCACGCGGCGGTCTTCATGGGCATTCGGGCGGAAGAATCAAGCAGTTGCCCACATGGATGGATGCACCTGATGACCTCTTTTTCCATTCGACTCAAGTTACCAA GAAACTTCGACGCCAGTTGGCCACACAAGAACTCCGGCGGGCTGCACGCAAACCGTGGCGACCATTGACCCCTCGTAAAGCCTGA